One window of the Benincasa hispida cultivar B227 chromosome 3, ASM972705v1, whole genome shotgun sequence genome contains the following:
- the LOC120074597 gene encoding ras-related protein RABE1a yields the protein MAAPPARARADYDYLIKLLLIGDSGVGKSCLLLRFSDGSFTTSFITTIGIDFKIRTIELDGKRIKLQIWDTAGQERFRTITTAYYRGAMGILLVYDVTDESSFNNIRNWIRNIEQHASDNVNKILVGNKADMDESKRAVPTSKGQALADEYGIKFFETSAKTNLNVEEVFFSIARDIKQRLADTDSKAEPQTIKINQPDQGAGAAQAAQRSACCGS from the exons ATGGCTGCTCCACCTGCAAGGGCTCGAGCCGATTATGATTATCTCATAAAGCTTCTCCTGATCGGTGATAGTG GTGTGGGGAAGAGTTGCCTTCTCTTGCGTTTCTCGGATGGTTCTTTTACTACGAGTTTCATCACAACCATCGG CATTGATTTTAAGATAAGGACCATAGAGCTGGATGGAAAAAGgatcaaattacaaatttgggaTACTGCTGGACAGGAGCGGTTTAGAACAATTACTActg CTTACTATCGTGGTGCCATGGGTATTTTGCTTGTGTACGATGTAACTGATGAATCTTCCTTTAACA ACATTAGGAACTGGATTCGGAACATTGAACAACATGCTTCGGACAATGTTAACAAAATACTTGTTGGTAACAAGGCTGACATGGATGAGAGTAAAAGG GCTGTCCCCACCTCAAAGGGTCAAGCTCTTGCAGATGAATATGGCATCAAGTTCTTTGAGACT AGTGCTAAGACGAACTTAAATGTGGAAGAAGTTTTCTTCTCGATAGCTAGGGATATTAAACAAAGGCTCGCTGATACTGATTCAAAAGCCGAG CCTCAGACAATCAAGATTAATCAACCAGATCAGGGGGCAGGGGCTGCTCAAGCTGCTCAAAGATCAGCATGC